A genomic region of Brachyhypopomus gauderio isolate BG-103 unplaced genomic scaffold, BGAUD_0.2 sc114, whole genome shotgun sequence contains the following coding sequences:
- the LOC143497868 gene encoding dehydrogenase/reductase SDR family member 4-like isoform X2: MLRAVTKTLITSPISAARTMSHCSLSGKVAIVTASTDGIGFAAAQALGKRGAHVIVSSRRQGNVDKAVSLLRNDNIEVTGTTCNVGNTEEREKLVKMAVEQCGGIDILVANAAVNLFGNILESTDEIWSKILDVNVKATFLLTKQVVPHMEKRGGGSVVIVSSVAGYQPIQGLGAYNVSKTALLGLTQALAPELAQSNIRVNGVAPGIIKTRFSSVTRNTRGHWGNDCFPVF; this comes from the exons ATGTTGAGAGCTGTAACTAAAACCCTTATCACCAGTCCCATCAGTGCTGCAAGAACGATGTCTCACTGCAGCCTCTCTGGAAAAGTTGCTATAGTTACTGCATCCACAGATGG GATTGGCTTTGCTGCGGCACAGGCACTGGGTAAGAGGGGAGCTCACGTTATCGTGAGCAGCCGTCGGCAAGGCAACGTGGACAAAGCTGTGTCACTGTTACGCAACGACAACATTGAAGTGACTGGTACCACCTGTAACGTGGGGAAtacggaggagagagagaagctggtCAAGATG GCTGTGGAGCAGTGTGGGGGTATTGACATCCTCGTCGCTAATGCGGCTGTGAACCTCTTTGGAAACATCTTAGAATCCACAGACGAAATCTGGAGCAAG ATATTAGACGTGAATGTGAAAGCCACGTTCCTACTGACCAAACAAGTAGTCCCTCACATGGagaagagagg GGGTGGCTCAGTGGTGATTGTGTCCTCGGTAGCAGGGTACCAGCCAATCCAG GGGCTGGGTGCGTACAACGTGAGTAAGACTGCCCTGTTGGGCCTAACGCAAGCTCTCGCTCCCGAACTCGCTCAAAGTAACATCCGAGTCAACGGCGTGGCTCCGGGAATCATCAAGACACGCTTCAGTTCTGTT actaggaacaccagaggacatTGGGGGAACGattgctttcctgtgttctga
- the LOC143497868 gene encoding dehydrogenase/reductase SDR family member 4-like isoform X1 — MLRAVTKTLITSPISAARTMSHCSLSGKVAIVTASTDGIGFAAAQALGKRGAHVIVSSRRQGNVDKAVSLLRNDNIEVTGTTCNVGNTEEREKLVKMAVEQCGGIDILVANAAVNLFGNILESTDEIWSKILDVNVKATFLLTKQVVPHMEKRGGGSVVIVSSVAGYQPIQGLGAYNVSKTALLGLTQALAPELAQSNIRVNGVAPGIIKTRFSSVLWQNEEIINDFMKRLSIKRLGTPEDIGGTIAFLCSEDASYITGETITVTGGVNCRL; from the exons ATGTTGAGAGCTGTAACTAAAACCCTTATCACCAGTCCCATCAGTGCTGCAAGAACGATGTCTCACTGCAGCCTCTCTGGAAAAGTTGCTATAGTTACTGCATCCACAGATGG GATTGGCTTTGCTGCGGCACAGGCACTGGGTAAGAGGGGAGCTCACGTTATCGTGAGCAGCCGTCGGCAAGGCAACGTGGACAAAGCTGTGTCACTGTTACGCAACGACAACATTGAAGTGACTGGTACCACCTGTAACGTGGGGAAtacggaggagagagagaagctggtCAAGATG GCTGTGGAGCAGTGTGGGGGTATTGACATCCTCGTCGCTAATGCGGCTGTGAACCTCTTTGGAAACATCTTAGAATCCACAGACGAAATCTGGAGCAAG ATATTAGACGTGAATGTGAAAGCCACGTTCCTACTGACCAAACAAGTAGTCCCTCACATGGagaagagagg GGGTGGCTCAGTGGTGATTGTGTCCTCGGTAGCAGGGTACCAGCCAATCCAG GGGCTGGGTGCGTACAACGTGAGTAAGACTGCCCTGTTGGGCCTAACGCAAGCTCTCGCTCCCGAACTCGCTCAAAGTAACATCCGAGTCAACGGCGTGGCTCCGGGAATCATCAAGACACGCTTCAGTTCTGTT TTGTGGCAGAATGAAGAAATAATAAATGATTTTATGAAGCGACTCAGCATTAAAAG actaggaacaccagaggacatTGGGGGAACGattgctttcctgtgttctgaggACGCCTCGTACATCACTGGAGAGACGATCACGGTCACAGGTGGCGTAAACTGCAGACTGTAA